Genomic DNA from Oncorhynchus mykiss isolate Arlee chromosome 2, USDA_OmykA_1.1, whole genome shotgun sequence:
TGTGTATGGGACGTAAGAGAGAGGCGACGGGGCGATGACCAAATGAGCTTCACCTTGAATGGTCCATCTGACATTGTAAACCAGAGGAAGGTGGAGGACGCGGGCTAAGATCGTCCCTCCACCAATCCCAGGATCTGTCAGAACCAAATCAAACTTAGCATCCTGGAGAGACTGGATCAACTTTCTGTCTTCAAGGACACGAGTGATCATTTCAGCCATGTTCTTGTGGAACTCGAAAAAAGTCTCCTTCATTGATGACTGAAGCTTGAGTTCGGTCCAAAAACTTTTCCCCTGCTCCCTTTGAATCTTCAGATGTTTACTTAATATAAATTCACCAAAGAAGTTTTCATCGAAGCCACCAGTGTTGGGGATGGTAATGGTGGTGTAGTGGGGGGAATTCTCCTTGATGTACCAGCTGTTTGACGCTCGCACCACTGTGATGTCATGGCCTTTGGAATGCAACTCTTCGATGATGACTCTCATGTTGACCCAGTGGCTTCCATCCATTGGGTAGATTAATATTTTACCCCCGTAGACAATATTGGACAGGGTGAAGAGCAATACGACCAATGAGATAAGGGTTGGTTGATACATCCTTCCGTCCATGGTGAAACCTTAATTAGATACAAGGAAGTagatgtcaatcaatcaatcacaataATTAACTAGCTGTCAGCTATAGTTTTTAGCACATTCTGTAACATCTGACAATTGTATAGGAATCAGAGAATTGAATTGTCTCTCTGGCCCTTTTTATAAAGTTGCGAAATGGGTTGGTATTCAACGAATCTACTAGGTAACCTAGCTAATGTATACTGTCATACCAATCTAATAGGGTCATATTCAGATGGACTCATAGTTGCACAAGATCATATCTGATACATCtgaatcagacctgggttcaaaaacGATTTGATATCATTTTCAAATAGTTTAGCTATGACAATGGGACCAGTAGAAACGTACAAAAAGCACAAACCTGGCATTTAAGGCACTGGAATGATTTAAGCGTTAAGCAAACGCTTAAATTATTTAAAAGATTTCAAATCGTGGTTGAACACAGGTCTGATCTGGGAGAGGGTTTATGGTTATGCAACCTCATTGTTCAATGAGAATATTCTGActggtcgtcattgtaaataagaatgtgttcttaactgacttgcctagtaacataaaaaaaaaatgaaaagccttCTAGTCCCAGATCTATTTGTACAGTCTTGacaagtctgtttgtttggtgtGACAATCACCATAcagtcttagaaaaaaaaggtcatatctagaacctaaaagggttctttggctgttcccatagaagaaccctttgaagaaccactttaggttccaggtaaaaacccttttgggttccatgttgaaccctttccacagaggttcagaaaccgtctcagggaagctcatctgcgtgctcgtcatcctcaccagggtcatgacctgactgcagttcggtgtcgtaatcgacttcagtgggcaaatgctcaacttcgatggccactggcacgctggagaagtgtgctcttaaCGGATGAATCCCGGGTTCAACTGtatgggcgagcagtttgctgatgtcaacattgtgaacagagagccccatggtgaggtggggttatggtatgggcaggcataagctacggacaacgaacataattccattttatcgatggcaattttgaatgcacagagataccttgaAGAGATTGAGACTCATTGTCGCGCAATTCATCCTCCaccatcatctcatgtttcagcatgataatgcactgccccatgtcacaaggatctgtacacaattcctggaagctgaaaagggcccagttcttccatggccgacatactcaccagacataatgactggctttctgatccatgcccctaacTTTATTTTAAGGtacagtatctgtgaccaacatatgcatatctgtattcccagccatgtgaaatacatagatttatatttcaattgactgatttccttatatgaactgtaactcagtaaaatcttccGAAatgtatgttgcgtttatatttttgtttagtgtgaAATTCCTATTGAAAATAAATGAAGTGAATCTGCTAATTCAGTTTACTTTCAGAATGGAATCAACACCAATCCTGGTTACAGGACTGACCCCAATCCTGGTTACTGGATTGACCCCAATCATGGTTACTGGACTGACCCCAATCCTGGTTACTGGACTGACCCCAATCCTGGTTACAGGACTGACCCCAATCCTAGCTACGGGGCTGACCCCAATCCTGGTTACTGGACTGACCCCGATGCTGGTTACTGGACTGACCCCAATCCTGGTTACTGGACTGACCCCAATCCTGGTTACAGGACTGATCCCAATGCTGGTTACTGGACTGACCCCAATCCTGGTTACTGGACTGACCCCAATGCTGGTTACTGGACTGACCCCAATGCTGGTTACTGGACTGACCCTGGTTACTGGACTGACCCTGGTTACTGGACTGACACCAATCCTGGTTACTGGACTGACCCCAATCCTGGTTACAGGACTGACCCCAATCCTGGTTACTTGACTGACCCCAATCCTGGTTACTTGACTGACCCCAATCCTGGTTACTTGACTGACCCCAATCCTGGTTACTTGACTGACCCCAATCCTGGTTACTgtactgaccccaaccctggttacTGAACTGACCCCGACCCTGGTTACTGGACAGACCCCAACCCTGGTTATATCTTACATTGTTACACCAGGAAAtattaagtcttattacatacagccgggaacaACTAATGGATATACCATCATATACCATCATTACGactaggaatacgactttcccgaagcggatcctttgttcaaACCATCACCCAGGGCAATGGATCTAATTCCAGAAGCCAATCCAAAATAAcagcgccgcagaaggggcagacaaAGCAGCCTCCTGGTCAGACTCCGTAGACGTTCACATCGCCCACCTCTCCCGAGTATACTTCTTGCCaacgtccagtctcttgacaagaaggtagacaaaattcgagcaagggttgccttccagagagacatcagagattgtaatattctctgtttcacagaaacatggcacTCTCGGGACATGTAgtcggaatcggttcagccaccgggcttctccatgcatcgcgccgacagaggtGAACACCTCTTGGGGAAgagtgtatgcttcatgattaacgactcatggtgtaatcataacatacaggaactcaagtccttctgctcacccaaactagaattccttacaatcaaatgccggccattttacctaccaagagaattctcgtcagttatagtcacagctgtttACATTCCCCATCAAGCAGACAAGACGGCCCTAAAGGGACTTCACTGGACTTTAAACAGGAAATCATATATCCTGAgggtgcatttattgtagctggggattttaacaaagcaaatttgagaacaaggctacctaaattccaTCATCATATTGATTGCACTAatacactggatcactgctactatAACTTCCATATATATAACTTGCAtataaagccctcccccgccctcccttcgacaaatccgaccacgacgccatcttgcCCCTACTGTTTTATAGGcataaactcaaacaggatgtaccagtgacgagaaccagtcaacgctggtctgaccaatcggaagccaAGCTTCAAGATTGTTTAGATCATGTTGGAATATGTtctggtcagcctcagagaacaacatcaacctatacgctgactcgtgagtgagtttataaagaagtgcattggagatgttgtaccgactgtgactattaaaacctaccctaaccagaaaccgtggatggatggcggcatttgcgaaaaactgaaagtgtgaaccaccgcatttaacaatggaaataggtctgggaatatggctgaatataaactgtgtagttattccctccgcaaggcaatcaaacaagagaaatgccagtacagggacaaggtggagtcgcaattcaatgggtcaggcacgagacgtatgtggcagggtctacaggaaatcacagactacaaaaagaaaaccaaccacgtcacggacaccgacgtcacacttccagacaaactaaataccttctttgcccgctttgaggataatacagtgccaacATCGCAGtccgctaacaaggactgcgcacccccccccccctctccttctccatggccgacgtgagtaaaacatttaaaagagttaaccctcgcaaggctgcttgcccagacggcatccctagcccgctaacaaggactgggcaactcctctccttctccgtggccgacgtgagtaaaaacctcgcaaggctgctggcccagacggcatccctagccgtgtcctcagagcatgtgcagaccagctggctggtgtgtttacagacatattcaatcactccctatcccagtctgttgaccccacatgcttcaagatggctaccattgttcctgtacccaagaaggcaaagataactgaactaaatgactaccgccccgtagcccTCACTTCTGTCATCGTGAAGTGCTTTTAGAATAGTCatggatcatatcacctccaccttaccggccaccctagacccgcTTCAgattgcataccaccccaacaggtccacagaggacgcaatcaccatcacactgacctattccatctggacaaaattaataactatgtaagaatgctattcattgactacaggtcagtattcaaaaccatagtaccctccctgggtctcaaccccgccctgtgcaattgggtcctggactttctgatgggccgcccccaggtggggccccacaagggtgcgtgctcagccacctcctgtattccctgttcacccacggctgcgtggccatgcacgcctccaactcaatcatcaagtttgcagatgacacaacagtagtgggcttgattaccaacaacgacgagacagcctacagggaggaagcaAGGGCAcacggagtgtggtgtcaggaaaacaacctctcacttaaCGTCAaccaaacaaaggagatgatcatggacttcaggaaccagcagagggagcacccccctatccacatcaaaggTACAgcaggtggaaagttttaagttcctcggcatacacatcacagacaaagtgaaatggtccacccaaatagacagtgtggtgaagaaggcacaacagcgcctcttcaacctctggaggctgaaaaaatctggcttgtcacccaaaaccctgacaaacttttacagacgcataatcgagagcatcctgtcaggctgtatcacagcctgatACGGTAACTgcaccgcaaggctctccagagggtgatgaggtctgcacaacgtatcaatgggggcaaactacctgccctccatgacacctacagcacccgatgtcacaggaaggcctaaaagatcatcaaggacaacaacccaagccactgcctgttcacaccgctccaatccagaaggcgaggtcagtacagctgcgtcaaagctgggaccgagaagaacagcttctatctcaaggccatcaaactgctaaacagcaatcattaactcagagaggctgctgcctacactgagacccaatcactggctgCATTAACATATGGATGACTAGTCACTTCatacaatgccactttaaataaggCCACTTTAATGTTGTTTAAATATCTTACATTACAACCAATCGTAAATGGACATGATAAAGTCATCGTGATCTCTTCCCCCGTCCCCTGAGTATACTGCATAGATTGTTTAAATCCATAcccatttaaaaaacaaatttgAATGACAAAGGTATCACATACCCTAAAACAATGTTTTATTgatcaaatgtaaatgttattgATAAATTGCTGATTGAGCAATGATAAGATAATATTTTAATATTCACATCTCAAAACACATTATCATTCACTTTTCACTTTGTTCCTGCAAAACACCTTACGCCAAACACATCTTACGCCTGCCAGGCAAACCAGCGTTACAAGCAACCCACACATCAGCAAAGTCGCTATCACATCAACCGAGTGGTATACTATCCAGGACATCTTATAGGACTCTGTCCTCAGGTGACGAGCTCCTTTATGTCTCATAACAAACTCGATCCAGAACACTGCCTTGTCCAGTGGTTTAATGGGTTGGTCTCTGTGCAGTCTGGACAACCTCTGCATGTTCTCCCTGTAGGACGGTTCATGCAGCACAGCCTTCAAAGCCTCCAGAAACACATTTCTGTCCATTGTGACGATATCCACCGTGTTAGCTGCCCCCCTCTCCTTCAACTTGGAGAGGTTGTCGGACTGGTCGAAGGCGAGAGGGAGGCCGACTACCGGGACGCCGTGGTAGATGGCCTCCTGGACACCGTTGGTTCCTCCATGGGCAACGAAGGCCCGAGTCTTGGGGTGTCCTAGGAGGTTGTTCTGGGGAAGCCAGTCCACCAGTAGGGTGTTGTTACCCAGGGTAGAGGGTCTCTGTCCGGTATACCTGAGAACCACAGTGGATATACATGGAAATCTGACACTTTTGTTTTTAAGTCTTGGCCCAGATAAAGTCCTGGACTAAAAGCATGCTCACTGGATAATAACATTTGAAATAGTTTTTTAGTCCAGGACCAGGCCTTATCGTTTTTGGAAAATTGGCTACATTTTTACTCATAATTTGtccaattaattaattaattaaaggatctatccatccatccatacctcCAGATGACCTTCTGAGGCAGCTGAGCGAACGCGGCAGCGATTTCATCTGCGATATCTTCAGGAAGCTCTGCCACCAAAGTCCCCAGAGTCATCATGACAACCCCATGCTCGCTGGAACTCTGAACAAACTCCTCCAGGTCCTGTGGAAGAGGCTTGGAGGGCTTACACTGGAACCCACCAATGTAGACCATATTCGGCATGGTGGGTTTCGGAAATTCAAAGACAAAATCGCTTCTCATGAGCCAGATATCTGCTTCCTGGAAGAATGCGTTATAATCGACGTCAGGGCCAAAGTAACGCTGGACTATCGGTTTGTAGTTGGGTTCTGTGATAGATGCCAATGTGTAACTCCCGAGTATGTAAGCTAAGACGTTGGTGACTCTCTGGAGGAAGGTCATCTTGTCTGTCAACTCTGTGGGTGTGTATGGGACGTAAGAGAGAGGCGACGGGGCGATGACCAAATGAGCTTCACCTTGAATGGTCCATCTGACATTGTAAACCAGAGGAAGGTGGAGGACACGGGCTAAGATCGTCCCTCCACCAATCCCAGGATCTGTCAGAACCAAATCAAACTTAGCATCCTGGAGAGACTGGATCAACTTTCTGTCTTCAAGGACACGAGTGATCATTTCAGCCATGTTCTTGTGGAACTCGAAAAAAGTCTCCTTCATTGATGACTGAAGCTTGAGTTCGGTCCAAAAACTTTTCCCCTGCTCCCTTTGAATCTTCAGATGTTTACTTAATATAAATTCACCAAAGAAGTTTTCATCGAAGCCACCAGTGTTGGGGATGGTAATGGTGGTGTAGTGGGGGGAATTCTCCTTGATGTACCAGCTGTTTGACGCTCGCACCACTGTGATGTCATGGCCTTTGGAATGCAACTCTTCGATGATGACTCTCATGTTGACCCAGTGGCTTCCATCCATTGGGTAGATTAATATTTTACCCCCGTAGACAATATTGGACAGGGTGAAGAGCAATACGACCAATGAGATAAGGGTTGGTTGATACATCCTTCTGTCCATAGTGAAACCTTAATTAGATACAAGGAAGTagatgtcaatcaatcaatcacaataATTAACTAGCTGTCAGCTATAGTTTGTAGCACATTCTGTAAAATCTGACAATTGTATAGGTTTCAGAGAATTGAATTGTCTCTCTGGCCCTTTTTATAAAGTTGCGAAATGGGTTGGTATTCAACGAATCTACTAGGTAACCTAGCTAATGTATACTGTCATACCAATCTAATAGGGTCATATTCAGATGGACTCATAGTTGCACAAGATCATATCTGATACATTtgaatcagacctgggttcaaaaacGATTTGATATCATATTCAAATTGTTTAGCTGTGATTGAGTTTTGCTGTGACAATGGGACCAGTAGAAAAGTTCAAAAAGCACAAACTTGGCATTCCAGGTGTAACAGTAtaaactttagtccgtcccctcgcccctacccggtctcgaaccagagaccctctgcacacatcaacaacagtcacccacaaagcatcgttacccatcgctccacaaatctgcggcccttgcagagcaaggggaaccactacttcaaggtctcagagcaagtgacgtcactgattgaaacactatttagcgccgctaactagctagccatttcacatccgttacacaggcACTCCAAAAGCAAACGCTTAAATTATTTTAAAGATTTCAAATGGtggttgaacccaggtctgatctgGGAGAGGGTTTATGGTTATGCAACCTCATTGTTCAATCAGAATATTCTGACTGCTGCAGATCACATTAGGAAGCATAGAGGGTTGTGGATGGGAGGAACAGCtagctgtgttgctaccatgctatgttgtcatgtgttgctaccatggtgtgttgtcatgtgttgctaccatggtgtgttgtcatgtgttgctaccatggtgtgttgttgtcttaggtctctctttatgtagtgttgtggtatcTCTCGTTGTGTTATGTCCTATATTATTAATCCCAGCCTccatccccacaggaggccttttgccttctggtaggtcgtcattgtaaataagaatgtgttcttaactgacttgcctagttacacttaaaaaaaaataattaaaagccTTCTAGTCCCAGATCTATTTGTACAGTCTTGacaagtctgtttgtttggtgtGACAATCACCATACACTCTTAGGGGAAAAAAATGGtgatatctagaacctaaaagggttctttggctgttcccatagaagaaccctttgaagaaccactttaggttccaggtaaaaaccctttttgggttccatgttgaaccctttccACACGGGgtccaaaaagggttatcctattggaaccctttttctaagTGTAGGAGTTGGCAAGgcagcacaaacagacctggaaccaggctAAGAAGTAGCATCCATGGATAAACTCATATTGCTTACACATCCTTAGAAATCCAGAACCGGTTTTGTGCAAACGTTCCACTTCTTGCGCTCCTTGTCattgtttggcatgacaaggagTGGTATCTTAGCACAAAGAGACTAGATTTCTCCAGGTTACACAGATCGCATATCATTTTTCCAATTTGCTTTCCATCTTTGCATAATGAATTGCCTTTATGATGCAAACAGAAtgccccctcccccctctacacacacgcaTAATAAGTActtaaacaagtcacataataaattgcatggactcactctgtgtgcaataatagtgtttaacatgatttatgaatgaccacctcatctctgtaccacacacacacacacacacaattatctgtaaggtccgtGTAGTcgggcagtgaatttcaaacacagattcaacagcaaagaccagggaggttttccaatgtctcataAAGAAGGgcccctattggtagatgggttataaaaaaatataacttaaaaaaacattttttttagaaGCTGACTAtggatatccctttgagcattgtgaattcatgaattacattttggatggtgtgtcaatacacctagtcactacaaagatacaggcgtccttcctaactcagttgccggagaggaaggaaaccactcagggatttcaacatgaggccaatggtgaccataaaacagttacagttcaatggctgtgataggatagaaaagtgaggatggatcaacaacattgtagttactccacaatacaacctaaatgacagaatgaaaagaaggaatCCTGTATAGAATAAAcacattctaaaacatgcatcctgtttgcaacaagataCTATCGTAAAAccacaaaaaatgtggcaaagaaattaactttatgtcctgaatacaaagcgttatgtttggggcaaatccaacacaacacatcaccgagtaccactcttcatattttcaagcatggtggtggctgcatcatgttatgggtatgcttgtcatcggcaaggactagggagtttttaaggataaaaagaaacggaaaagaactaagcacaggcagaatcctaaaggaaaacctggttcagtcatCTTTCTTGTCTCCCAATGTCTCCCAGACATTGGGAGacaaattcccctttcagcaggacaataacccaaaacactaGACCAAATCTACACTGCATTGCTTACCAAGAAACTAATGAATGTTCCTGGGTGGCCgagatacagttttgacttaaatctgcttgaaaatctatggtaagacctGGAAATGGTAatgtagcaatgatcaacaagaaatttgacagagcttgaagaatttagaaaatagaTAATGGGAGAATTTTGCAccatccaggtgtggaaagctcttagaaatgtacccagaaagactcacagctgtaatcgctgcaaaaggtgcttctacaaagtgggtgtgaatacttatgtaatacttatgtaaataagttatttctgtatttccctttcaataaatgtgcaaacatttcaaaaaacatgttcaggctgtaacacagcaaaatgtggaataagtcaaggggtatgaatactttctgaaggcacggtaacTTACTATCCACCAACAAACTATCTGAACGAATTAAACTAAATGTTTAAATAACCATTGTTAACGTAAAAAATAAAGCCTTTATAAACCCTTAATGTACAGTGTTCTCACTGATAGATTACCTACCAAAGCCAGCCAAGTCCACAAGCAGCTTTAAAATCCAAATCAGTGTTAGTTTGTCCAACTGCCC
This window encodes:
- the LOC110500630 gene encoding UDP-glucuronosyltransferase 2C1, coding for MDRRMYQPTLISLVVLLFTLSNIVYGGKILIYPMDGSHWVNMRVIIEELHSKGHDITVVRASNSWYIKENSPHYTTITIPNTGGFDENFFGEFILSKHLKIQREQGKSFWTELKLQSSMKETFFEFHKNMAEMITRVLEDRKLIQSLQDAKFDLVLTDPGIGGGTILARVLHLPLVYNVRWTIQGEAHLVIAPSPLSYVPYTPTELTDKMTFLQRVTNVLAYILGSYTLASITEPNYKPIVQRYFGPDVDYNAFFQEADIWLMRSDFVFEFPKPTMPNMVYIGGFQCKPSKPLPQDLEEFVQSSSEHGVVMMTLGTLVAELPEDIADEIAAAFAQLPQKVIWRYTGQRPSTLGNNTLLVDWLPQNNLLGHPKTRAFVAHGGTNGVQEAIYHGVPVVGLPLAFDQSDNLSKLKERGAANTVDIVTMDRNVFLEALKAVLHEPSYRENMQRLSRLHRDQPIKPLDKAVFWIEFVMRHKGARHLRTESYKMSWIVYHSVDVIATLLMCGLLVTLVCLAGVRCVWRKVFCRNKVKSE
- the LOC118936885 gene encoding small proline-rich protein 3-like; this encodes MNPGFNFYFQNGINTNPGYRTDPNPGYWIDPNHGYWTDPNPGYWTDPNPGYRTDPNPSYGADPNPGYWTDPDAGYWTDPNPGYWTDPNPGYRTDPNAGYWTDPNPGYWTDPNAGYWTDPNAGYWTDPGYWTDPGYWTDTNPGYWTDPNPGYRTDPNPGYLTDPNPGYLTDPNPGYLTDPNPGYLTDPNPGYCTDPNPGY